The following are encoded together in the Ooceraea biroi isolate clonal line C1 chromosome 2, Obir_v5.4, whole genome shotgun sequence genome:
- the LOC105278140 gene encoding BTB/POZ domain-containing protein KCTD16, giving the protein MGDQEQQETMPSVVELNVGGVFYTTALTTLTRESDSHLAALFTGKSAVEKDAKGKYFLDRDGVLFRYVLDFLRNQALVLPEGFRERERLKQEASFYGLPGLEKVLVENGESGQAGAVGKRAPGYITIGYRGSFAFGREGLADVKFRKLSRILVCGRVALCRDVFGETLNESRDPDHGMSDRYTSRFFLKHSVIEQAFDMLQEQGFRLAGSCGSGTAGGNAEQLKPGVDTEENRWNHYNEFVFVRD; this is encoded by the coding sequence ATGGGGGACCAGGAGCAACAGGAAACGATGCCAAGCGTGGTGGAGCTGAACGTGGGCGGCGTCTTCTACACAACCGCCCTGACCACGCTGACTCGCGAGAGCGACTCGCACCTGGCGGCGCTCTTCACGGGCAAGTCCGCCGTGGAGAAGGACGCCAAGGGCAAGTACTTCCTGGACCGCGATGGGGTGCTCTTCCGTTACGTGCTGGACTTCTTGCGCAATCAGGCGCTAGTCCTGCCCGAGGGCTTCCGCGAGCGCGAGAGGCTCAAGCAGGAAGCCAGTTTCTACGGTCTGCCCGGATTGGAGAAAGTACTCGTGGAGAACGGCGAATCTGGCCAGGCCGGAGCGGTCGGCAAACGCGCGCCAGGATACATCACCATCGGCTACCGGGGTAGCTTCGCGTTCGGCCGTGAGGGTCTGGCCGACGTCAAGTTCCGCAAATTGTCGAGGATCCTCGTCTGCGGCCGCGTGGCACTCTGTCGGGACGTGTTCGGCGAGACGTTGAACGAGAGCCGCGATCCCGACCACGGGATGTCCGACCGCTACACGTCGCGCTTCTTCCTCAAGCACAGCGTCATCGAGCAGGCCTTCGACATGCTGCAGGAGCAGGGTTTCAGGCTGGCGGGCAGCTGCGGCTCCGGCACCGCCGGCGGCAACGCCGAGCAGCTGAAACCTGGCGTGGACACCGAGGAGAATCGCTGGAACCATTACAACGAGTTCGTCTTTGTGCGCGATTAA